The following coding sequences lie in one Leptospira inadai serovar Lyme str. 10 genomic window:
- a CDS encoding EAL domain-containing protein — MLAEYESHQILSLGEGYYSPHYQPILDVGNRNIVGYEVLGRVLSPETKEYHSLGYHFHNPDTDAVRLVHIDRIIREKAIKHLKDTGLKTKMFLNMMPNFLSMVYSGEVLDIKRLHILHLIDKYDINPTDMVLEITEDKFEGNIEKLLYIVSVFRERGIKIAVDDLGVGFSNLERIGYIHPDIMKVDIKIMRESLNRRSFKNVLAAISEMSQRLGSQLLFEGVETEEELYLALSMGANLLQGFYFSKPALDFQDKKRFNKTLKNSLEKFSGLRFLEIVENLKKQKLFSDEFLEIFKDVENGSLDGLTKGLEEHLSALPKEVSSVLVCDLQGYQVTPTFQRDSFEVPWIKLLTEIGNNYAWKPFFIHHKAESFHSNRLWGFTEPIHDIDTKRQYVLFTLTLGSNYVLVLRLNWELF; from the coding sequence ATGCTTGCAGAATACGAGTCCCATCAAATTCTCTCATTAGGGGAAGGTTATTATTCGCCTCACTACCAGCCCATCCTGGATGTCGGGAACCGCAATATCGTAGGCTACGAAGTTCTGGGTAGAGTGCTTTCCCCCGAGACTAAGGAATATCATTCGCTCGGATATCATTTTCACAATCCTGATACGGATGCCGTTAGATTGGTTCATATCGATCGGATCATTAGAGAAAAGGCGATAAAACATCTAAAAGACACGGGTCTTAAAACGAAGATGTTCTTAAACATGATGCCCAACTTTCTTTCTATGGTATATAGCGGAGAAGTGTTGGATATCAAACGACTTCATATTTTACATTTGATCGACAAATATGATATTAATCCGACGGATATGGTTCTTGAAATTACGGAGGACAAATTTGAAGGAAATATCGAAAAGCTTTTGTACATCGTAAGCGTTTTCCGGGAAAGAGGCATTAAGATCGCCGTCGACGACCTAGGTGTCGGTTTTTCCAATCTGGAACGCATCGGTTATATCCATCCGGATATCATGAAAGTGGATATTAAGATCATGAGAGAGAGTCTGAATCGGCGATCTTTCAAGAATGTGTTGGCTGCCATTTCCGAGATGTCCCAGCGACTAGGATCCCAGCTTTTATTCGAGGGAGTGGAGACGGAGGAAGAGTTGTATTTGGCTCTTTCCATGGGGGCGAATTTATTGCAGGGGTTCTATTTTTCCAAACCCGCGCTGGATTTCCAAGATAAGAAGAGATTTAATAAAACTCTAAAGAACTCCCTGGAGAAGTTTTCGGGGCTACGATTCTTGGAGATTGTCGAGAACCTGAAGAAGCAAAAATTATTTTCCGACGAATTTTTAGAAATCTTTAAGGACGTGGAAAACGGAAGTCTAGACGGCCTAACGAAAGGACTGGAAGAACATTTATCCGCCCTTCCCAAGGAAGTTAGTTCCGTGCTTGTTTGCGACTTGCAAGGTTATCAAGTTACGCCTACGTTTCAACGGGATTCGTTCGAGGTGCCTTGGATCAAGCTTTTGACCGAGATAGGAAATAATTACGCGTGGAAGCCTTTCTTCATTCATCATAAGGCGGAATCGTTTCATTCCAATCGATTATGGGGATTTACGGAGCCCATTCACGATATAGATACCAAACGACAATATGTCTTATTTACCCTTACTCTAGGATCGAACTACGTTTTGGTTTTACGATTGAATTGGGAGCTATTCTAA
- the sufD gene encoding Fe-S cluster assembly protein SufD, which produces MRLKESFSEYFSSLREPDALKEFRSKANSFLEKAPFPGPHLESWRKLNLSTFKLDDFTDPCPQTSLEFTLNGYAEATQLSELEPENLKIVLRSLESFLSFYKNEWVSLFAASRFTHAYYIKLKNLPLEGRIPEVSVGCRNGNFILPLLIIDVPPGVTSGFLERWESESSQSFLFMNGISVLTTGAGADFRYSSLENLGDSTFRFRTTHSYQGKDSKFHASIATWGGYRGKAFYDGEVAGKGAWTRYVGLAPLRYREFQDTEIRILHEESHAHSSILYRTAIKDKAHNVFTGNLRIPANCKDVGAVQINNNLLLDRSARAESIPKLEVFADSVKCEHGATVGEIDDEQLFYLASRGISKEEARKMIVEGFLAEVIREFPSESIREELTEVIHSRMLGDS; this is translated from the coding sequence ATGCGTCTAAAAGAATCCTTTTCGGAATATTTCTCCTCGCTACGGGAGCCGGACGCTCTAAAAGAATTCCGATCAAAGGCGAATTCGTTTTTAGAAAAAGCTCCGTTTCCGGGTCCGCATCTGGAGTCCTGGAGAAAATTGAATCTCTCCACTTTCAAGTTGGATGATTTTACCGATCCCTGTCCGCAGACCTCTCTGGAATTTACGCTGAACGGGTACGCGGAAGCTACGCAACTATCCGAGCTGGAACCCGAAAATCTAAAAATCGTCCTTCGATCGTTGGAATCCTTTTTATCCTTTTACAAAAACGAGTGGGTTTCCTTATTTGCGGCTTCCCGATTCACTCATGCATATTATATAAAATTAAAGAACCTTCCGTTAGAGGGCCGGATTCCGGAAGTTTCCGTCGGGTGTCGAAACGGGAATTTCATTTTACCGTTACTGATAATCGACGTACCGCCCGGAGTAACATCGGGATTTCTCGAACGTTGGGAATCCGAATCGAGTCAAAGCTTTCTATTCATGAACGGCATTAGCGTGCTTACGACCGGAGCGGGAGCGGACTTTAGGTATTCCAGCCTAGAAAATTTAGGCGATTCTACGTTTCGCTTTCGAACGACTCATTCCTACCAAGGAAAGGACTCTAAATTTCATGCGTCGATTGCGACCTGGGGCGGATATAGGGGAAAGGCATTCTATGATGGCGAGGTCGCCGGCAAGGGCGCATGGACCAGATACGTCGGCTTGGCTCCGTTGCGGTACCGGGAATTCCAGGATACCGAGATTCGAATTTTGCACGAAGAGAGTCATGCACATAGTTCCATTCTTTATAGAACGGCAATCAAAGATAAGGCTCATAATGTTTTTACGGGAAACCTGAGAATTCCCGCAAATTGCAAGGATGTAGGCGCCGTTCAGATCAATAATAATCTTCTCTTGGATCGGTCTGCCAGGGCGGAATCCATTCCAAAGCTGGAAGTATTTGCCGATAGCGTAAAATGCGAGCACGGCGCAACGGTCGGAGAGATAGACGACGAACAATTGTTTTATCTGGCGTCCCGGGGAATTTCTAAAGAGGAAGCGCGTAAAATGATCGTGGAAGGATTTCTTGCCGAAGTGATCCGGGAGTTTCCGTCCGAGTCGATCCGAGAGGAATTGACGGAGGTAATTCATTCGCGCATGTTGGGGGATTCCTAA
- a CDS encoding Rieske 2Fe-2S domain-containing protein, translating to MGTYRKLVKVSELKEGEIRVVATKYSRIGLTIIGGEICAFEDVCTHDGEAISHGELKGDVITCPRHFAKFNVRDGRALCMPAVENLPIFRTRIVDDEVEVELED from the coding sequence ATGGGGACGTATCGAAAGCTGGTTAAAGTTTCCGAATTGAAGGAAGGGGAGATCAGAGTCGTTGCGACGAAATATAGCAGGATCGGTCTAACAATTATAGGCGGCGAGATCTGCGCGTTCGAGGACGTCTGTACTCACGACGGGGAAGCCATTTCCCACGGCGAGCTTAAAGGCGACGTAATCACCTGCCCCAGGCATTTCGCAAAGTTTAATGTGCGGGACGGTCGGGCGCTTTGCATGCCGGCAGTGGAGAATCTTCCGATATTTCGAACGAGAATCGTAGATGACGAAGTGGAAGTGGAATTGGAGGATTGA
- a CDS encoding DUF2804 family protein: MKEPVGSLLHPSTLEPLFGTFSGSIMIDNSREYKAGLFSSLRSVDSVLVDILSETVFLELRIYKTVFRSGASLFLWNRKNGSVREIQIQGTGSNSFLKQGTFRDGYWSFTKDNYRFNFRLDDTIHQGYTHSAVWERDLNFQLDALVQTGSKSKSLPFSSIEPSGKDWFFTTHSSDLPVQGQLAWNDLSVSMDDQTLAYSVSKGYSGFAFPLESRIYAGTGGKKRIHFHISQDGNAFLWRDGILESLGQIHSAAMGKKKILTDSDSSFKIELEPAVEASFERPTTWGNGKFRKTVFTADGWIKTKNKKESLKDGIGIWEEIVSKSSD; the protein is encoded by the coding sequence ATGAAAGAACCTGTCGGATCTCTTCTTCATCCTTCCACCCTCGAGCCGCTATTCGGGACGTTTTCAGGTTCCATAATGATCGATAACTCTAGGGAATATAAAGCGGGACTCTTTTCCAGCCTGAGATCCGTCGATTCGGTTTTGGTCGATATTTTGAGCGAAACCGTCTTCTTGGAGCTTCGCATTTATAAAACCGTTTTTCGTTCGGGCGCCAGCCTATTCCTCTGGAATCGAAAGAACGGCTCCGTGCGAGAAATCCAAATTCAAGGTACGGGGAGCAACTCGTTCTTAAAGCAAGGAACGTTTAGAGACGGCTACTGGAGTTTTACCAAAGATAATTACCGATTTAACTTTCGGTTAGACGATACGATCCACCAAGGTTATACGCATTCCGCAGTCTGGGAAAGGGATTTGAATTTTCAGTTAGATGCCCTGGTTCAAACGGGAAGCAAATCCAAATCCTTACCGTTTTCAAGCATAGAGCCTTCCGGTAAGGATTGGTTTTTTACGACTCATTCCTCCGACCTCCCAGTTCAAGGTCAATTAGCCTGGAACGACTTATCGGTATCCATGGACGACCAAACTCTCGCTTACTCGGTATCGAAAGGGTATTCGGGATTCGCATTCCCTTTGGAAAGTCGGATCTACGCCGGAACCGGCGGAAAAAAAAGAATTCACTTTCATATTTCTCAGGACGGCAATGCCTTTCTCTGGCGGGACGGAATCCTGGAGTCCCTCGGACAAATTCATTCGGCAGCCATGGGTAAGAAGAAAATTCTCACCGATTCCGATTCGTCGTTTAAGATCGAACTAGAGCCTGCAGTAGAAGCAAGTTTCGAGCGACCGACGACCTGGGGAAACGGTAAATTTCGTAAAACGGTATTCACTGCCGACGGTTGGATAAAAACGAAGAACAAAAAAGAAAGCTTAAAAGACGGCATCGGAATTTGGGAAGAAATCGTATCGAAATCCTCCGATTGA
- a CDS encoding PP2C family protein-serine/threonine phosphatase, which yields MLKYSEYAVLAVDDSDINLKLLVHTLRPLGFQVFTAINTEEARAILATNHVDILLLDVSMPGQDGFSFCKELREIDRFKLLPILFITAYNRELGFDEAIAHGGDDFLHKPFQPKELVAKIRAFIRIKNLQDELMQQKKKYEKELVMARRVQQELVPEKSLVWNGIRVNSIFHPLMQIGGDFIDAWVEDEKLHLFIADCSGHGPSAALLSAMVKMQVSNLGKISGLEDKVANLRAQLEKILPEDFSVTFFYGILNEDRVFEYANGGHPPPLLYKNGQVEELPGMGPLIIPIDLGTHDEFRKITFEPGFSLLLYTDGATEITDKDYNILGEENLRKIFQEAVDSGQDILTFCLDKILAHSNNFTHDDDIALVVLQG from the coding sequence ATGCTGAAATATTCCGAGTACGCCGTTCTTGCGGTCGATGACTCGGACATTAATTTGAAACTACTCGTTCATACACTGAGGCCTCTCGGATTTCAGGTCTTCACCGCAATTAATACCGAGGAGGCTCGGGCGATTTTAGCCACGAACCATGTGGACATTTTGCTTCTCGACGTAAGCATGCCCGGGCAGGACGGATTCTCCTTTTGCAAAGAACTACGGGAAATCGATCGGTTTAAACTTTTGCCGATCCTGTTTATCACCGCTTATAATCGCGAGTTGGGTTTTGACGAGGCGATCGCTCATGGTGGAGACGATTTTCTCCACAAACCGTTTCAGCCCAAGGAACTCGTGGCGAAAATTCGGGCATTCATTCGAATCAAGAATCTTCAAGACGAGCTGATGCAGCAAAAGAAGAAATACGAAAAAGAACTCGTAATGGCTCGGCGGGTTCAACAGGAACTCGTTCCTGAAAAGTCCTTGGTATGGAACGGTATTCGAGTTAATTCCATCTTTCATCCTTTGATGCAAATCGGCGGAGATTTTATAGATGCATGGGTCGAAGACGAAAAACTTCACTTGTTCATCGCCGATTGTTCCGGACACGGACCTTCCGCGGCATTATTATCCGCGATGGTAAAGATGCAGGTCTCCAATTTGGGAAAAATATCCGGCCTCGAGGATAAGGTCGCGAATTTAAGGGCGCAGTTGGAAAAGATTCTACCCGAAGATTTTTCCGTCACATTCTTTTACGGAATTCTAAATGAGGATCGGGTATTCGAATACGCGAATGGAGGACATCCTCCTCCATTACTTTATAAGAATGGTCAAGTGGAAGAATTGCCCGGTATGGGGCCGCTGATCATTCCGATCGATCTTGGCACTCACGACGAATTTAGAAAGATCACCTTCGAACCCGGTTTTTCGCTGTTATTATATACGGATGGCGCCACCGAAATTACGGACAAAGATTATAATATTCTAGGGGAGGAGAATCTGAGAAAGATTTTTCAAGAAGCGGTGGATTCCGGTCAAGATATTCTAACTTTTTGTCTGGATAAGATTCTTGCTCATTCCAATAATTTCACTCATGATGACGACATTGCGCTGGTGGTGTTGCAAGGATGA
- a CDS encoding cysteine desulfurase, whose translation MNGKPLVFLDSAASSQKPYSVINAERKYYETENANIHRGVYALSQKATEKYEFARIKVARFIGAPCAKVIIFTRNTTESINLVAQSWGRTNIHEGDEIVLTELEHHSNLVPWQMLAQEKQAVLKFIPLNYDATLDLSNLDQIITERTKLVAVAQMSNVTGTLHDLDTIVKRAREVGAKVLVDGAQGVCHLPERVQKQDFDFYAFSAHKMLGPTGVGVLYAKEEILEAMPPWMGGGDMIAKVWKDKSTYADLPARLEAGTPNIAGVIGFGAAIEYLESVGMNEIRNHELELLAYALERMEDFGGLELYGPRDLTKRGGVISFNFPGVHPHDVGSILDEEGIAIRVGHHCAQPFMDFMRISGTCRASLYLYNTKEDVDSLLDGLKKVKEIFGRVLKR comes from the coding sequence ATGAACGGAAAACCGTTGGTATTTTTAGATAGTGCGGCGAGTTCCCAGAAACCGTATTCGGTTATCAACGCCGAGCGGAAATACTATGAAACGGAAAACGCGAATATTCACCGCGGGGTGTATGCTCTTTCCCAAAAGGCGACCGAGAAATACGAGTTCGCTAGGATAAAAGTCGCCCGATTTATCGGCGCACCTTGTGCCAAGGTAATCATATTTACTAGAAATACCACGGAGTCCATCAATCTGGTCGCCCAGTCTTGGGGACGAACAAACATCCACGAGGGAGACGAAATCGTATTAACCGAACTCGAACATCATTCCAATCTCGTTCCCTGGCAGATGCTGGCACAGGAAAAGCAAGCCGTACTAAAATTCATTCCCCTCAATTACGATGCTACATTAGATTTAAGTAATCTTGATCAAATCATTACGGAGCGGACTAAGCTCGTTGCAGTGGCTCAAATGTCCAACGTCACCGGGACTCTTCACGATTTGGACACTATCGTAAAGAGAGCCAGAGAAGTAGGAGCAAAGGTTTTGGTGGACGGAGCGCAAGGAGTCTGTCACCTTCCCGAGCGGGTTCAAAAACAGGATTTCGATTTTTACGCATTCTCCGCCCATAAAATGTTGGGGCCGACCGGAGTGGGCGTCCTTTACGCCAAGGAAGAAATTTTGGAAGCGATGCCCCCCTGGATGGGAGGCGGCGATATGATTGCCAAGGTTTGGAAGGACAAATCCACCTATGCGGATCTTCCGGCTCGCTTGGAAGCCGGTACGCCGAATATCGCCGGAGTTATCGGGTTCGGAGCTGCGATCGAGTATTTGGAATCCGTAGGAATGAACGAGATTCGAAACCATGAGCTGGAGCTTCTAGCATACGCCCTGGAAAGAATGGAGGATTTTGGCGGTTTGGAATTGTACGGTCCTCGGGACTTAACGAAGCGAGGCGGGGTGATTTCCTTCAATTTTCCGGGAGTGCATCCGCATGACGTGGGTTCCATTTTGGATGAAGAGGGAATCGCCATCCGTGTGGGACATCATTGCGCTCAACCGTTTATGGACTTTATGAGAATTTCCGGAACTTGTCGCGCCTCTCTCTATCTTTACAACACAAAAGAAGACGTAGATAGTCTTCTCGACGGTCTAAAGAAGGTGAAGGAGATTTTCGGCCGTGTCCTTAAGCGATGA
- the ccsA gene encoding cytochrome c biogenesis protein CcsA has protein sequence MLQNDRNKLHRSMTVRLSNAIWDWILGLVFFVFFPFSVLLGLYYPATILDQGVSHRIFYFHVPVAWVALYGPVISSCCAVVYLWKKEQIWDTLSLSANKISLLFAVGVLFSGPIWAYSAWGTPWDFTDARLQSFFVLVLSLVAYFLLRGLVLDSSKKYVFSSFLSLICTANAIMTWGAIRWVENPGNHPESVLGKGGMDPDMKAAFWAGVLGYHLLFLVLYRLVYRLDKTFAIREELPLDEE, from the coding sequence ATCCTACAAAACGACCGAAACAAGCTTCATAGGAGTATGACTGTTCGTCTCTCGAATGCGATCTGGGATTGGATTCTCGGCCTCGTATTTTTCGTATTCTTTCCGTTTTCGGTACTTTTGGGTCTATATTATCCCGCTACGATTTTGGATCAGGGAGTTTCCCATCGGATTTTTTATTTTCACGTCCCGGTCGCTTGGGTCGCGCTCTATGGTCCGGTCATTTCCTCCTGTTGCGCGGTCGTTTATTTATGGAAAAAAGAACAAATCTGGGACACTCTTTCGCTTTCCGCGAATAAGATCTCGTTGCTGTTCGCTGTAGGAGTTCTTTTTTCGGGACCGATCTGGGCGTACAGTGCTTGGGGAACTCCCTGGGATTTTACGGATGCCCGGTTACAATCCTTCTTTGTTCTAGTTTTGAGCCTAGTCGCGTATTTTCTACTGAGAGGACTCGTCCTGGATTCCTCTAAAAAATACGTTTTTTCCTCTTTCTTGAGTTTAATCTGCACTGCGAACGCGATTATGACCTGGGGCGCCATTCGTTGGGTGGAAAATCCCGGCAATCATCCGGAATCCGTGCTCGGGAAAGGAGGAATGGATCCCGATATGAAGGCGGCATTTTGGGCGGGAGTACTCGGATATCACCTTCTTTTTCTCGTATTGTATCGACTTGTTTATAGACTGGATAAAACTTTTGCAATCAGAGAGGAGCTCCCTCTCGACGAGGAATAA
- the purQ gene encoding phosphoribosylformylglycinamidine synthase subunit PurQ: protein MKAAVITFPGSNCDNDIVTVLQTFYSAQVDKIWHKDQFSEKYEIVILPGGFSYGDYLRSGAMAPFSPVMQSVKAHVSRGGKLFGICNGFQILAEADYLPGALIRNRNLKYVCKTVGLKKASEANKITGKLPETQVLRVPIAHGDGCYFASEEVRKQLKEEGRILFLYAGENPNGSLDDIAGICSPDFKIAGMMPHPERAMNEVTGEMDGKVVLDLILNS, encoded by the coding sequence ATGAAGGCTGCGGTCATAACGTTCCCCGGTTCGAATTGCGATAACGATATCGTTACGGTACTTCAAACTTTTTATTCGGCTCAGGTGGATAAAATCTGGCACAAGGATCAGTTTTCGGAGAAATACGAAATCGTAATTCTCCCCGGCGGATTTTCCTACGGCGATTATCTTCGCTCCGGTGCGATGGCTCCTTTTTCTCCGGTTATGCAATCCGTGAAGGCGCATGTCTCGCGTGGAGGAAAACTATTCGGAATTTGTAATGGGTTTCAAATTCTAGCGGAAGCGGATTATTTGCCTGGCGCTTTGATCCGCAATCGAAATCTAAAATACGTTTGCAAGACCGTCGGACTCAAAAAGGCTTCCGAAGCGAATAAGATCACCGGTAAACTTCCGGAAACTCAGGTACTGAGAGTTCCGATCGCCCACGGGGACGGTTGTTATTTTGCCTCGGAAGAAGTACGCAAACAATTGAAGGAAGAAGGCCGGATTCTTTTTCTATACGCGGGTGAAAATCCGAACGGCAGTTTAGACGATATCGCGGGAATTTGCTCGCCCGACTTTAAGATCGCAGGCATGATGCCTCACCCGGAACGGGCCATGAACGAGGTAACCGGAGAAATGGACGGTAAAGTCGTTCTGGATTTAATTTTGAATTCATAG
- a CDS encoding heme exporter protein CcmB, translated as MKVFFSLAKKELRLMGRASNGILSLVVLVSAIVFLFHFALERNGKMDRVTLIGLKWAVLFVASFVLVGQFTWEEREGGGGTASRLFLSPWILFLSKSFLVFIALSSTGIYLLGLFALFFSAFPLDIAEFGNQLVFFLPGILSLSFLGVGLSHISLSSRLKEILLPLLLVPFSIPVFLYGMEAERKLASQPLSTLMGSLGLLLAFSAFYASMGALLVEMTSDDE; from the coding sequence ATGAAAGTCTTCTTTTCTTTGGCAAAGAAGGAACTCCGGCTAATGGGGAGAGCGAGCAATGGGATTCTTTCTTTGGTCGTGCTGGTTTCCGCGATCGTTTTCCTATTTCATTTCGCATTGGAGAGAAACGGGAAGATGGATCGGGTCACTCTCATCGGTTTAAAGTGGGCCGTGCTATTCGTCGCGTCCTTCGTACTCGTAGGACAGTTTACTTGGGAGGAAAGAGAAGGAGGTGGAGGAACTGCCAGCAGACTGTTTCTGTCTCCCTGGATCCTTTTTCTTTCCAAATCGTTTTTGGTTTTTATCGCGCTTTCTAGTACGGGAATTTATCTCCTAGGATTGTTTGCACTTTTCTTTTCGGCATTCCCTTTGGATATTGCCGAATTCGGAAACCAATTGGTATTTTTTTTGCCGGGAATTCTCTCTCTCTCGTTCTTAGGTGTCGGGCTCTCTCATATCAGTCTTTCTTCCCGATTAAAAGAAATTCTATTGCCTTTATTGCTAGTGCCGTTTTCGATTCCGGTTTTTTTGTACGGAATGGAAGCGGAACGAAAACTCGCGAGTCAGCCCCTTTCCACGCTGATGGGATCGCTCGGGTTGCTTTTGGCCTTTTCCGCTTTTTACGCTTCCATGGGTGCCTTGCTTGTGGAAATGACTTCGGACGACGAGTAA
- the sufC gene encoding Fe-S cluster assembly ATPase SufC — MAENLRIVGLRAGIETESGETQEILKGVDLVINDGEVHAIMGPNGSGKSTLSNVIMGHPKYKILSGDILFKGASILESSTDERARAGIFLCFQYPTSIPGVTIGNFLRTILKSVRGKDLPVKEFRKELKDAMASLDVPDSWVARYVNDGFSGGEKKRNEILQMALLKPKLAVLDETDSGLDIDALRIISEGINRSKSADRSILLITHYQRMLNYVTPDFVHVFAQGRILKTGGKELALELEEKGYDWILSGTN, encoded by the coding sequence GTGGCGGAAAACCTACGTATTGTCGGTCTGCGGGCGGGAATCGAGACCGAATCCGGAGAAACCCAGGAAATCCTAAAAGGAGTCGACCTAGTAATCAACGACGGCGAAGTCCATGCCATTATGGGTCCGAACGGCTCCGGTAAAAGCACCTTATCCAACGTTATTATGGGTCACCCGAAATATAAGATTTTATCCGGGGATATCCTTTTTAAGGGCGCTTCGATTCTGGAAAGTTCCACGGACGAAAGAGCTCGTGCCGGTATTTTTCTTTGCTTTCAATATCCGACCAGTATTCCGGGAGTTACGATCGGAAATTTTCTTAGGACGATACTGAAATCGGTCAGAGGAAAAGATCTACCGGTAAAAGAATTCCGTAAAGAATTGAAGGACGCGATGGCCTCCCTCGATGTTCCAGATTCTTGGGTAGCTCGCTACGTTAACGACGGGTTTTCCGGCGGCGAAAAAAAGAGGAATGAAATTCTCCAGATGGCCCTCTTAAAGCCGAAGCTTGCCGTCTTGGACGAGACCGATTCGGGATTGGATATAGACGCCCTGCGGATTATCAGCGAAGGGATCAATCGGAGTAAATCCGCCGATCGATCCATCCTTCTAATAACTCATTACCAAAGAATGCTTAATTACGTCACTCCGGACTTCGTGCATGTGTTTGCTCAGGGAAGAATCTTAAAAACCGGAGGGAAAGAACTTGCTCTCGAGCTGGAAGAGAAAGGATATGATTGGATTCTCTCAGGAACGAATTGA
- a CDS encoding phosphoribosylaminoimidazolesuccinocarboxamide synthase, producing the protein MTRLPKPNYTGKVRDVFDLGNELILLSTDRVSAFDMVFRQTVPDKGKVLNRISAEWFRFFKDVPNHIITTDVSRFPAPFRDFPEELDGRSVLVKKCKRIDFECVVRGYLSGSGWKEYKQEGTLAFKKLPSGLSESDKLSEPAFTPAIKNDSGHDENISEKRMEDEIGTELFDILKEKSISIYSRAAELVGKAGILLCDTKFEFGILDGKVILIDEILTPDSSRYWSVETYKKGTTPPSMDKQILRNYLEKSGWNKQPPPPDLPGSLILELASAYKELQDRLLQCLSQELT; encoded by the coding sequence ATGACGAGACTTCCAAAGCCCAACTATACGGGCAAGGTGAGGGACGTATTCGATCTGGGAAACGAACTCATCTTACTTTCCACCGATAGAGTCTCCGCCTTCGATATGGTATTTCGGCAGACGGTCCCGGACAAAGGAAAAGTTTTAAATAGAATTTCTGCGGAATGGTTCCGTTTTTTTAAGGATGTTCCGAATCATATCATAACGACGGACGTTTCTAGATTCCCGGCTCCGTTTCGGGATTTCCCGGAGGAATTGGACGGTCGCTCGGTGCTCGTGAAGAAATGCAAGCGAATCGATTTCGAATGCGTCGTTCGGGGGTATCTTTCCGGCTCGGGCTGGAAGGAATATAAGCAGGAGGGAACTCTTGCCTTCAAGAAACTACCTTCCGGTTTATCGGAGTCGGATAAACTTTCCGAGCCGGCTTTCACGCCTGCGATTAAAAACGATAGCGGGCATGACGAAAATATTTCCGAAAAAAGAATGGAGGACGAGATCGGAACGGAGCTCTTCGACATTCTTAAGGAAAAATCGATTTCCATCTACAGCCGTGCGGCCGAACTGGTAGGTAAGGCTGGGATTCTGCTCTGCGACACTAAATTTGAATTCGGGATTCTGGACGGGAAAGTCATCCTAATCGACGAGATTCTGACTCCGGATTCGTCAAGGTATTGGTCGGTCGAAACCTATAAGAAAGGGACTACGCCTCCCAGTATGGACAAGCAGATCCTCCGAAATTATTTGGAAAAGTCCGGTTGGAACAAACAGCCGCCTCCGCCGGATTTACCGGGAAGTTTGATTTTGGAACTTGCCTCAGCTTATAAGGAATTACAGGACCGGTTACTGCAATGTTTATCGCAAGAATTAACGTAA
- the purS gene encoding phosphoribosylformylglycinamidine synthase subunit PurS yields MFIARINVTLKESVLDPQGSTVKTTLTELGENSVQDVRVGKYIEVKLDSPDIESAKKTVERLCEKLLVNHVIETYRSEIIPA; encoded by the coding sequence ATGTTTATCGCAAGAATTAACGTAACTTTAAAAGAATCCGTTCTGGACCCGCAAGGTAGTACGGTAAAAACGACTCTTACGGAACTGGGAGAAAATTCGGTGCAGGACGTTCGCGTCGGAAAATACATCGAGGTTAAACTCGATTCTCCCGACATCGAATCGGCCAAGAAAACGGTCGAGAGACTTTGCGAGAAATTACTAGTCAATCACGTCATCGAAACCTATCGCTCCGAGATTATTCCTGCATGA
- the sufU gene encoding Fe-S cluster assembly sulfur transfer protein SufU — MSLSDELYKEVLLDHYQNPRHYGVLPNADLHQEGVNPLCGDEVELFLKLDGDRIADIRFQGKGCSISQASSSMLTDCLYGKTLSQARKLLDDFKGMLLEDKEPNFPEEFEDLESLEAVKKLPARIKCAVLAWNTLEKALEKAPKAV, encoded by the coding sequence GTGTCCTTAAGCGATGAACTTTACAAGGAAGTTCTCTTAGATCATTATCAGAATCCCCGTCACTACGGGGTGCTCCCGAATGCGGACCTCCATCAAGAAGGTGTAAATCCTCTTTGCGGGGACGAAGTGGAGCTTTTTTTAAAATTAGACGGCGATAGAATTGCGGATATCCGGTTTCAAGGGAAGGGTTGCTCGATATCGCAGGCTTCTTCCTCGATGCTGACGGATTGTCTATACGGAAAGACTTTATCCCAAGCTAGGAAGTTATTGGACGACTTTAAGGGGATGCTGTTGGAAGATAAGGAACCGAATTTTCCCGAAGAGTTCGAAGACCTTGAGTCTCTGGAAGCCGTCAAAAAATTACCCGCCAGAATCAAATGCGCCGTCCTTGCTTGGAATACTCTCGAAAAAGCGTTGGAAAAGGCCCCGAAAGCCGTATAA